One Cryptomeria japonica chromosome 9, Sugi_1.0, whole genome shotgun sequence genomic window carries:
- the LOC131057896 gene encoding pentatricopeptide repeat-containing protein At2g33760-like: MSWNAVIAGYAQNGLVENALKFFKEMQLAGVNPNLATFASILPACARLGALEEGLEIHQKINESRFSSDVVIANSLIHMYAKCGKIQKARELFDKIHNPNVISWTAMIAGYAINDYAMQV, encoded by the exons ATGTCATGGAATGCAGTCATTGCTGGTTATGCACAAAATGGGTTAGTGGAGAACGCCTTAAAGTTTTTCAaggaaatgcaattggcaggtgtaaatccAAACCTGGCAACCTTTGCCAGTATCCTCCCTGCTTGTGCCAGACTTGGTGCTTTGGAAGAGGGTCTTGAGATTCATCAAAAGATAAATGAAAGTAGATTTTCATCAGATGTTGTAATTGCAAATTCTCTGAtacacatgtatgcaaaatgtggaaaaataCAGAAAGCgcgtgaattgtttgacaaaatacaTAATCCAAATGTGATTTCATGGACAgcgatgattgcaggatatgcaataAATGACTATG CCATGCAGGTCTAG
- the LOC131057907 gene encoding pentatricopeptide repeat-containing protein At2g03880, mitochondrial encodes MSAIANLNLRALCKEGRLKEVLHTLLSTPNSPLEPSTYFQLLQTCIDKNALSEGKQILSHINNGGHPFATNISLQNKAINMYDKCGSVVDARKTFDQMTERDVFSWNMIIAAQRRHGFCQEVFTLLRQMQQTGVEPNQFTFASVLPACAKLGALEQGMETHQRIIESGFLSDVVVSNALVDMYAKCGNIRKARELFDKIPQPNVVSWNAMVTGYAQNGLLHEASRLFREMPQKNVASWNTILVGYAQIGDLDEALRLFHDMPQPNVVSWTAIISGHAQHGLVEKALEFFEQMQLAGVKPNSATFASIIPTCSKMGSLELGMEIHQIITERGFLSDTMVANALIDMYAKCGRVLKARKLFEKMINPNVISWTTMLTGYVQNGVLDEALRIFKIMPERNEVSWNAMIVGYAQNGVIEEALRLFKEMPQPNVVSWTAIIAGYAHDGLVEKASDIFKQMQMAGVNPNSATFTSLLPACAKMGALEQGMELHQKIIEGGLLSDVVLLTALLDMYAKCGSIQNASKLFDRMSFRDAVLWNAIISGCAQNGRFEKALEIFKRMALADVKPNKTTFVSILPACAKLGALEQGMEIHQKIIASGFLSDFVLANALIDMYAKCGSVQKADELFHNMQHPNVVSWTTIIAGYAMHGYSKDALRLFELMKLSGTNPNHVTFLCVLFACSHAGLVDDGCNYFKCMSDSYCIMPTMDHFVCMADLLGRAGYLQEALSFVIKMSTKPDLSVWICLLGACRSHKNAGLGGYVATLLFELEPNNAAPYVLLSNIYAEVGEWGEIQKIRKLMIDRGIKKVPGCSWIEIHKTVHAFCVGDMLHPQTQEIYAKLDELSSEMMAAGYIPDTKPIRNDVEEEEKESLLSHHSEKLAIVFGLLNTPPGTTIRVVKNLRVCGDCHTATKFISKIVSREIVVRDAKRFHHFRDGRCSCGDYW; translated from the coding sequence ATGTCTGCCATTGCCAATCTCAATCTCAGGGCACTCTGTAAAGAGGGTCGTTTGAAGGAGGTTCTACACACTCTGCTTTCTACACCCAACAGTCCGCTAGAGCCTTCTACATATTTTCAACTACTCCAGACCTGCATTGATAAGAATGCACTTTCAGAGGGTAAGCAAATCCTCTCTCACATCAATAATGGTGGACATCCATTTGCAACAAACATTTCCTTACAGAATAAAGCCATCAACATGTATGACAAGTGCGGAAGTGTGGTAGATGCTCGCAAAACTTTTGACCAGATGACTGAACGAGATGTCTTCTCATGGAATATGATAATTGCAGCTCAAAGAAGACATGGGTTTTGTCAAGAAGTATTCACACTTTTGCGCCAAATGCAACAAACGGGTGTGGAACCCAATCAGTTTACCTTTGCCAGCGTCCTCCCCGCTTGTGCCAaattgggagctttggaacagggcatggaaacccatcaaagaataattgaaagtgggtTTCTGTCGGATGTTGTAGTTTCaaatgccctggtagacatgtatgcaaaatgtggaaacatacgCAAGGCACGCGAATTGTTCGACAAAATACCTCAACCGAATGTAGTTTCGTGGAATGCTATGGTTACTGGGTATGCACAAAATGGTCTTCTACATGAGGCTTCAAGGCTTTTTAGAGAAATGCCTCAGAAAAATGTAGCCTCTTGGAATACAATTCTTGTGGGATATGCTCAaattggtgatcttgatgaggctTTAAGGCTTTTTCACGATATGCCTCAACCCAATgtggtctcatggactgcaatcaTTTCGGGACATGCACAACACGGACTTGTTGAAAAAGCTTTAGAGTTTTTTGAGCAAATGCAGTTGGCTGGTGTAAAGCCGAACTCAGCAACATTTGCCAGCATCATTCCAACGTGCTCAAAGATGGGATCTTTGGAACTTGGTATGGAGATCCATCAAATAATAACGGAAAGAGGATTTTTGTCTGACACAATGGTTGCAAATGCCTTgatagatatgtatgcaaaatgcggAAGAGTACTTAAGGCACGCAAATTATTTGAGAAAATGATTAATCCAAATGTTATTTCATGGACTACAATGCTTACAGGGTATGTACAAAATGGGGTTCTTGACGAGGCTTTAAGGATTTTCAAGATAATGCCTGAACGAAACGAGGTttcatggaatgctatgattgtaggatatgctcaaaatggtgttattgaggaggcTTTAAGGCTTTTCAAAGAAATGCCACAACCAAATGTGGTGTCATGGACTGCTATCATTGCTGGGTATGCACATGATGGGCTTGTTGAAAAAGCCTCAGATATTTTTAAGCAAATGCAAATGGCAGGTGTAAACCCAAATTCAGCTACCTTTACCAGCCTGCTACCAGCATGTGCCAAGATGGGAGCGTTGGAGCAGGGTATGGAACTCCATCAAAAAATAATTGAAGGCGGACTTTTGTCGGATGTTGTGCTTTTGACTGCATTGTTAGACATGTACGCCAAATGTGGAAGCATACAAAATGCAAGCaaattgtttgatagaatgtcTTTTCGAGATGCAGTCTTATGGAATGCAATCATTTCAGGATGTGCACAAAATGGGCGTTTTGAGAAGGCCTTGGAGATTTTTAAGCGAATGGCATTGGCAGATGTAAAGCCAAACAAAACAACATTTGTGAGCATCCTGCCAGCTTGTGCTAAActtggagctttggaacagggtatggagatTCATCAAAAAATAATTGCAAGCGGATTTTTGTCAGATTTTGTACTTGCAAATGCACTCATAGACATGTATGCGAAATGTGGAAGTGTACAGAAGGCAGATGAACTATTTCATAATATGCAGCATCCAAATGTGGTGTCGTGGACTACGATAATTGCAGGATATGCAATGCACGGCTATAGCAAGGATGCCCTCAGGCTCTTTGAACTAATGAAGCTCTCTGGAACCAATCCCAATCATGTAACCTTTCTTTGTGTTTTATTTGCCTGCAGCCATGCAGGTCTAGTTGATGATGGTTGTAACTACTTCAAATGCATGAGTGACTCTTATTGCATTATGCCTACAATGGATCATTTTGTATGCATGGCTGATCTTCTTGGCCGTGCTGGCTATCTTCAGGAAGCCCTTAGCTTTGTAATCAAAATGTCAACAAAACCTGATCTGTCTGTGTGGATTTGTTTGCTTGGCGCTTGTAGATCACATAAGAATGCAGGCTTAGGAGGATATGTGGCAACACTTCTTTTTGAGCTAGAACCTAATAATGCTGCACCTTATGTTCTTCTGTCAAATATTTATGCAGAAGTTGGCGAGTGGGGTGAAAttcaaaagataagaaaattgatgatAGATAGAGGAATAAAAAAGGTAcctggatgtagttggattgaaATCCATAAAACTGTGCATGCTTTTTGTGTAGGAGACATGTTACACCCACAAACACAGGAGATCTACGCAAAGTTGGACGAACTATCTTCGGAGATGATGGCAGCTGGATACATTCCAGATACAAAACCTATAAGAAATGatgtggaggaggaggagaaggaatCTCTTCTCAGCCACCACAGTGAGAAGTTGGCAATTGTGTTTGGGTTATTAAACACACCCCCAGGAACAACTATTAGAGTTGTCAAGAACCTTCGAGTATGTGGTGACTGCCACACTGCAACCAAGTTCATTTCCAAGATTGTCTCTAGAGAAATTGTTGTGAGAGATGCAAAAAGGTTTCATCATTTCAGGGATGGACGTTGTTCTTGTGGAGATTATTGGTGA
- the LOC131058137 gene encoding pentatricopeptide repeat-containing protein At3g29230 has product MYAKCGSIQKARELFDKNPQRSVVSWNAMISGYAHYGAFDKALRLFQEMPERSVVSWNAMIVGYAQKGVLDEAVRVFNEMPQPNVISWTAIIAGYTQNGFVEKALDFFQQMKLNGVKPNSATFASILPVCAKMGASELGMQIHQKLMESNLASDVKVANALLDMYPKCGNIHMAEKLFDKMPQRDAISWNSMIAGYS; this is encoded by the coding sequence ATGTATGCGAAATGTGGAAGTATACAGAAGGCACGCGAGTTGTTTGACAAAAATCCTCAACGAAGCGTAGTCTCATGGAATGCGATGATTTCAGGTTATGCACACTATGGTGCTTTTGACAAGGCTTTAAGGCTTTTCCAAGAAATGCCGGAGCGAAGCGTGGTATCCtggaatgcaatgattgtaggatatgcacaaaaggGTGTTCTCGATGAGGCTGTAAGGGTTTTCAATGAAATGCCTCAACCAAATGTTATTTCATGGACTGCAATCATTGCTggatatacacaaaatggatttgttgaaaaagctTTGGATTTTTTTCAACAGATGAAATTGAATGGTGTAAAGCCAAACTcagcaacctttgccagcatcctcccagtATGTGCTAAAATGGGAGCTTCTGAACTGGGCATGCAAATCCATCAGAAACTAATGGAAAGCAATTTAGCATCAGATGTTAAAGTTGCAAATGCCCTGCTAGACATGTATCCAAAATGTGGAAACATACACATGGCCGagaaattgtttgacaaaatgcctcaacgaGATGCCATCTCATGGAACTCAATGATTGCTGGTTATTCATAA